A section of the Saccharopolyspora gregorii genome encodes:
- the coaD gene encoding pantetheine-phosphate adenylyltransferase: protein MRRAVCPGSYDPATNGHLDIIERSAGLFDEVVVAVLVNKSKRSLFTVEERLDMLREVTEPWPNVRIDSWHGLLVDYCRENEISAIVKGLRAVSDFDYELQMAQMNQRLSGVETLFMSTNPLYSFLASSLVKEVATYGGDVASLVPPKIEQRLVDRVAERNAEHT from the coding sequence ATGAGACGTGCCGTGTGTCCTGGCTCCTACGACCCGGCCACCAACGGCCATCTCGACATCATCGAGCGGTCCGCGGGCCTGTTCGACGAGGTGGTCGTCGCGGTCTTGGTGAACAAGAGCAAGCGCAGCCTGTTCACCGTGGAGGAGCGGCTGGACATGCTCCGCGAGGTCACCGAGCCGTGGCCGAACGTGCGGATCGACTCCTGGCACGGCCTGCTGGTGGACTACTGCCGGGAGAACGAGATCTCGGCGATCGTCAAGGGCCTGCGCGCGGTCAGCGACTTCGACTACGAGCTGCAGATGGCGCAGATGAACCAGCGGCTGTCCGGGGTGGAGACCCTGTTCATGTCGACGAACCCGCTCTACAGCTTCCTGGCCAGCTCGCTGGTCAAGGAGGTCGCGACCTACGGCGGCGACGTGGCGAGCCTGGTCCCGCCGAAGATCGAGCAGCGGCTGGTGGACCGCGTCGCCGAGCGCAACGCCGAGCACACCTGA
- a CDS encoding SAM-dependent methyltransferase — translation MRELPRGADISKASAARIYDYGLGGSHNFEVDRKVLDAIKEIFPATPQPALDNRAFLARAVRYCRRAGIRQFLDLGSGMPTVGNVHEIAQQGDPAARVVYVDLDPVAVAASRALLAGDPRTTVLHADMREPETILGHPEALRLLDFAEPVAVLMVAMTHYLTDEDDPASALAAYRKAMRPGSFLVFSHMTADDHPEVHRTAETFNAGGSERLVLRSKEEITALLADFEFVEPGLVHPANWHPDGPLAPDHVPSAAACYAAVATPRR, via the coding sequence GTGCGGGAGCTGCCCAGAGGCGCCGACATCAGCAAGGCCAGCGCGGCCCGGATCTACGACTACGGCCTCGGCGGGTCGCACAACTTCGAGGTCGACCGCAAGGTCCTCGACGCGATCAAGGAGATCTTCCCCGCCACGCCGCAGCCCGCCCTCGACAACCGCGCGTTCCTGGCCCGCGCCGTGCGGTACTGCCGGCGGGCCGGGATCCGCCAGTTCCTCGACCTCGGTTCCGGGATGCCGACCGTCGGCAACGTGCACGAGATCGCGCAGCAGGGCGATCCGGCGGCGCGCGTGGTCTACGTGGACCTCGATCCGGTGGCCGTCGCCGCCAGCCGCGCGCTGCTCGCCGGGGACCCGCGCACCACGGTGCTGCACGCCGACATGCGCGAGCCGGAGACGATCCTCGGCCACCCGGAGGCGTTGCGGCTGCTGGACTTCGCGGAACCGGTGGCGGTGCTCATGGTCGCGATGACGCACTACCTCACCGACGAGGACGATCCGGCGAGCGCGCTGGCCGCCTACCGGAAGGCGATGCGGCCCGGCTCCTTCCTGGTGTTCTCGCACATGACCGCGGACGACCACCCCGAGGTGCACCGCACCGCGGAGACGTTCAACGCCGGCGGCTCGGAACGGCTGGTGCTGCGTTCCAAGGAGGAGATCACCGCGCTGCTGGCGGACTTCGAGTTCGTCGAACCGGGCCTGGTCCACCCCGCGAACTGGCACCCGGACGGCCCGCTCGCCCCGGACCACGTCCCCTCCGCAGCCGCCTGCTACGCGGCCGTCGCCACCCCGCGGCGCTGA
- a CDS encoding L,D-transpeptidase — protein sequence MRNVNKRLGRTATVAALVAGAALTGTAAYADAGDVTPCQATAKACVDLSSKQAWLQENGQGFYGPVPLTSGKAGSETPVGTFRVQWKDADHRSSEFDNAPMPNSVFFTTTGVAFHEGSLEQESNGCVHLSTTAAKEFFDTLNPGDEVQVVQ from the coding sequence ATGCGCAACGTGAACAAGCGCCTCGGTCGGACGGCCACCGTGGCCGCCCTGGTCGCCGGGGCGGCCCTCACCGGCACCGCCGCCTACGCGGACGCCGGGGACGTGACGCCCTGCCAGGCGACGGCGAAGGCCTGCGTGGACCTGTCGTCGAAGCAGGCGTGGCTGCAGGAGAACGGCCAGGGCTTCTACGGGCCGGTGCCGCTGACCTCCGGGAAGGCCGGCTCGGAGACCCCCGTCGGGACCTTCCGGGTGCAGTGGAAGGACGCCGACCACCGCAGCAGCGAGTTCGACAACGCGCCGATGCCGAACTCGGTGTTCTTCACCACGACCGGGGTCGCCTTCCACGAGGGCAGCCTCGAACAGGAGTCGAACGGGTGCGTGCACCTGTCCACCACGGCGGCCAAGGAGTTCTTCGACACCCTCAACCCCGGTGACGAGGTCCAGGTCGTGCAGTGA
- a CDS encoding pyruvate carboxylase, with protein sequence MFRKVLVANRGEIAIRAFRAGYELGAGTVAVFPHEDRNSLHRLKADESYEIGEPGHPVRAYLSVEEVIKAAQTAGADAIYPGYGFLSENPDLAKACHDAGITFVGPSHEILEMAGNKATAVAAAREAGVPVLDSSAPSADIDELMSVGETIPFPVFVKAVAGGGGRGMRRVAELGGLREALEAAMREAESAFGDPTVFLEQAVVNPRHIEVQILADATGEVIHLFERDCSVQRRHQKVIEIAPAPNLDPELRERICADAVAFARKIGYVNAGTVEFLVDEQGRHVFIEMNPRIQVEHTVTEEVTDADLVQSQIRIAAGETLADLGMTQDSVRLRGAALQCRITTEDPTNGFRPDTGMISAYRSPGGAGIRLDGGTAFAGTSISPHFDSMLVKLSCRGRDFGTAVARARRALAEFRIRGVATNIPFLQAVLEDDDFAGGRVTTSFIEERPHLLTARHSADRGTRLLNYLADVTVNQPNGPRPTAADPVLKLPEADLSAPPRDGSKQRLTELGPEGFARWLRESDAVGVTDTTFRDAHQSLLATRVRSKDLLAVAPHVARMTPELLSLECWGGATYDVALRFLAEDPWERLAKLREAVPNICLQMLLRGRNTVGYTPYPTEVTEHFVQEATDTGIDIFRIFDALNDVEQMRPAIQAVRDTGRSVAEVALCYTGDLLDPAEQVYTLDYYLRLAERIVEAGAHVLAIKDMAGLLRAPAAAELVTALRREFDLPVHLHTHDTPGGQLATYLAAVQSGVDAVDGATASLAGTTSQPALSSVVAATDHTDRATGLDLRSVCDLEPYWESVRKIYQPFEAGLAAPTGRVYRHEIPGGQLSNLRTQAVALGLGDKFEEIEAMYEAADRILGRLVKVTPSSKVVGDLALHLVGAGVDPADFEAEPRKFDIPDSVIGFLQGELGEPPAGWPEPFRTRALEGRTGGRKLAELTAEDRTGLADDRRGTLNRLLFAKPTKEFTEHREAYGDTSLLRSKDFFYGLRPGEEYSVDLDPGVRLLIGLEAISEADERGIRTVMAILNGQLRPIQVRDRSVATDLPVAEKADRGNPGHVPAPFAGVVTLAVAEGDEVAAGQTIATIEAMKMEAAITAPQAGQVKRLAIGRVQQVEGGDLIAEIG encoded by the coding sequence ATGTTTCGCAAGGTCCTCGTCGCCAACCGTGGCGAAATCGCGATCCGAGCCTTCCGCGCGGGCTACGAGCTCGGCGCGGGCACCGTCGCGGTGTTCCCGCACGAAGACCGCAACTCGCTGCACCGCTTGAAAGCCGACGAGTCCTACGAGATCGGCGAACCGGGCCACCCGGTGCGCGCCTACCTCTCGGTGGAGGAGGTCATCAAGGCGGCGCAGACCGCGGGCGCCGACGCCATCTACCCCGGTTACGGGTTCCTCTCCGAGAACCCGGACCTGGCGAAGGCCTGCCACGACGCGGGCATCACGTTCGTCGGGCCGAGCCACGAGATCCTCGAAATGGCCGGGAACAAGGCCACCGCCGTGGCCGCCGCCCGCGAAGCGGGCGTACCCGTGCTCGACTCCTCCGCGCCGTCGGCGGACATCGACGAGCTCATGTCGGTGGGGGAGACGATCCCGTTCCCCGTGTTCGTGAAGGCCGTCGCGGGCGGTGGCGGCCGCGGGATGCGCCGCGTCGCCGAGCTCGGCGGGCTCCGCGAAGCCCTGGAAGCCGCGATGCGGGAAGCCGAATCCGCCTTCGGCGACCCCACGGTGTTCCTGGAGCAGGCCGTGGTGAACCCGCGGCACATCGAGGTGCAGATCCTCGCCGACGCGACCGGCGAAGTGATCCACCTGTTCGAGCGGGACTGCTCGGTGCAGCGGCGGCACCAGAAGGTCATCGAGATCGCGCCCGCCCCGAACCTCGACCCCGAGCTCCGCGAACGCATCTGCGCCGACGCCGTCGCCTTCGCCCGCAAGATCGGGTACGTGAACGCGGGCACCGTCGAGTTCCTCGTCGACGAGCAGGGCAGGCACGTGTTCATCGAGATGAACCCGCGCATCCAGGTCGAGCACACCGTCACCGAAGAGGTCACCGACGCCGACCTCGTGCAGTCCCAGATCCGCATCGCCGCGGGCGAGACGCTGGCCGACCTGGGCATGACGCAGGACTCGGTCCGGTTGCGCGGCGCCGCGCTGCAGTGCCGCATCACCACCGAGGACCCCACCAACGGATTCCGGCCGGACACCGGCATGATCAGCGCTTACCGCTCGCCGGGCGGCGCGGGCATCCGGCTCGACGGCGGCACCGCGTTCGCGGGCACCAGCATCAGCCCGCACTTCGACTCGATGCTGGTGAAGCTGTCCTGCCGCGGCCGGGACTTCGGGACCGCGGTGGCCCGCGCCCGGCGCGCCCTCGCCGAGTTCCGGATCCGCGGCGTGGCCACGAACATCCCGTTCCTGCAGGCGGTCCTGGAGGACGACGACTTCGCGGGCGGCCGGGTCACCACCTCGTTCATCGAGGAGCGCCCGCACCTGCTGACCGCGCGGCACTCCGCCGACCGCGGGACCCGGCTGCTGAACTACCTGGCCGACGTGACGGTGAACCAGCCGAACGGGCCGCGCCCCACCGCCGCGGACCCGGTGCTCAAGCTGCCCGAGGCCGACCTGAGCGCCCCGCCGCGGGACGGCTCCAAGCAGCGCCTCACCGAACTCGGCCCGGAGGGCTTCGCCCGCTGGCTGCGGGAGTCCGACGCCGTCGGCGTCACCGACACCACCTTCCGCGACGCCCACCAGTCGCTGCTGGCGACCCGGGTGCGCAGCAAGGACCTGCTGGCCGTCGCGCCGCACGTGGCGCGGATGACGCCGGAGCTGCTGTCCCTGGAGTGCTGGGGCGGCGCCACCTACGACGTGGCGCTGCGGTTCCTCGCCGAGGACCCGTGGGAGCGGCTGGCGAAGCTGCGCGAAGCGGTGCCGAACATCTGCCTGCAGATGCTGCTGCGCGGGCGCAACACCGTCGGGTACACGCCCTACCCGACGGAGGTGACCGAGCACTTCGTGCAGGAGGCCACCGACACCGGCATCGACATCTTCCGCATCTTCGACGCGCTCAACGACGTCGAGCAGATGCGCCCCGCCATCCAGGCCGTCCGGGACACCGGCAGGTCCGTCGCCGAGGTGGCGCTCTGCTACACCGGTGACCTGCTGGACCCGGCGGAGCAGGTCTACACGCTGGACTACTACCTGCGGCTGGCCGAGCGGATCGTCGAGGCCGGGGCGCACGTGCTGGCGATCAAGGACATGGCCGGGCTGCTGCGCGCACCCGCCGCCGCCGAGCTCGTCACCGCGCTGCGCCGCGAGTTCGACCTGCCCGTGCACCTGCACACCCACGACACGCCGGGCGGGCAGCTGGCCACCTACCTGGCGGCCGTGCAGTCCGGGGTGGACGCGGTCGACGGGGCGACGGCCTCGCTGGCCGGCACCACCTCGCAGCCCGCGCTGTCCTCGGTCGTCGCGGCGACCGACCACACGGACCGGGCCACCGGGCTGGACCTGCGCTCGGTGTGCGACCTGGAGCCGTACTGGGAGTCGGTGCGCAAGATCTACCAGCCGTTCGAGGCCGGCCTGGCCGCGCCCACCGGCCGCGTGTACCGGCACGAGATCCCCGGCGGGCAGCTGTCGAACCTGCGCACCCAGGCCGTCGCGCTCGGCCTCGGCGACAAGTTCGAGGAGATCGAGGCCATGTACGAGGCCGCCGACCGCATCCTCGGCAGGCTCGTGAAGGTCACCCCGTCCTCGAAGGTCGTCGGCGACCTCGCGCTGCACCTGGTCGGTGCGGGCGTCGACCCCGCCGACTTCGAGGCGGAGCCGCGCAAGTTCGACATCCCGGACTCCGTCATCGGCTTCCTGCAGGGCGAACTGGGCGAGCCGCCCGCGGGCTGGCCGGAGCCGTTCCGCACCCGGGCGCTGGAAGGGCGCACCGGTGGCCGGAAGCTCGCCGAGCTCACCGCGGAGGACCGGACCGGGCTGGCGGACGACCGCCGCGGCACGCTCAACCGGCTGCTGTTCGCCAAGCCCACCAAGGAGTTCACCGAGCACCGCGAGGCATACGGGGACACGTCGCTGCTGCGCAGCAAGGACTTCTTCTACGGGCTGCGGCCCGGCGAGGAGTACTCCGTCGACCTCGACCCGGGCGTGCGGCTGCTCATCGGGCTGGAGGCCATCAGCGAGGCCGACGAGCGCGGCATCCGCACCGTGATGGCGATCCTGAACGGTCAGCTGCGGCCCATCCAGGTGCGGGACCGCTCGGTGGCCACCGACCTGCCGGTGGCGGAGAAGGCCGACCGCGGCAACCCCGGCCACGTGCCCGCCCCGTTCGCCGGTGTGGTCACGCTCGCCGTCGCCGAAGGCGACGAGGTCGCCGCCGGGCAGACCATCGCGACGATCGAGGCGATGAAGATGGAGGCCGCGATCACCGCGCCGCAGGCCGGCCAGGTCAAGCGGCTCGCCATCGGCCGGGTGCAGCAGGTGGAGGGCGGCGACCTGATCGCCGAGATCGGGTAG
- a CDS encoding GNAT family N-acetyltransferase → MTLPVLRSAAEADLAAIVDLLADDPLGRLREKPGDPAYAAAFAAIDADPNQLLAVADRNGEIVGTLQLTFIPGLSHAGATRAQLEAVRVREDERGNGLGGEMVRWAVAQARGRGARILQLTSNNSRERAHRFYERLGFERSHVGMKLDLTG, encoded by the coding sequence ATGACACTGCCCGTTCTCCGCAGCGCCGCCGAAGCCGACCTGGCCGCGATCGTGGACCTGCTCGCCGACGATCCGCTGGGGCGGCTGCGGGAGAAGCCCGGCGATCCGGCGTACGCGGCGGCGTTCGCGGCGATCGACGCCGACCCGAACCAGCTGCTCGCCGTCGCCGACCGGAACGGCGAGATCGTGGGCACGCTGCAGCTCACGTTCATCCCGGGCCTCTCGCACGCGGGCGCCACCCGGGCGCAGCTGGAGGCGGTGCGGGTGCGGGAGGACGAGCGCGGGAACGGGCTCGGCGGGGAGATGGTGCGCTGGGCGGTGGCGCAGGCGCGCGGGCGGGGCGCCCGGATCCTGCAGCTCACCAGCAACAACTCGCGGGAGCGGGCGCACCGGTTCTACGAGCGGCTGGGCTTCGAGCGCAGCCACGTGGGAATGAAGCTCGACCTCACCGGGTGA